The Candidatus Latescibacterota bacterium genome contains a region encoding:
- a CDS encoding T9SS type A sorting domain-containing protein encodes MRLSRPLFVTLLALFALLVAMTAILDVEMAMAYPWGPFNGKTGAPGEGTCRDCHGSFPLDSGSGSFGESCVSGAGQYVPGDTYTICIDLSDPQASRWGFEITLLDAAGDQAGTLTPVDGNTQVGDSLIAGHQRQYGKHTLAGTAAGTTGGHSWMMEWQAPATGTGTVTLYGMGNAANNDDTILNDYIYSMVLPLAEAEPTGVGDAVLAARLEPNFPNPFNPKTRLSFTLDQPSSIRLSVYDSTGRLVRVVHSGPVDAGAHSYTWDGRDTQGQASPSGVYFSRLQDNTGLDLDAAQKMTLVK; translated from the coding sequence ATGCGACTCAGCCGCCCTCTCTTTGTCACCCTTCTCGCGCTCTTCGCCTTGCTCGTGGCGATGACCGCCATCCTCGACGTGGAAATGGCCATGGCCTACCCCTGGGGCCCGTTCAACGGGAAGACGGGCGCCCCCGGTGAAGGCACGTGCCGCGACTGTCACGGGAGTTTCCCGCTGGACTCCGGCAGCGGCAGCTTCGGCGAGAGCTGCGTCTCCGGCGCCGGCCAGTACGTGCCCGGCGACACCTACACGATCTGCATCGATCTCAGCGATCCCCAGGCCTCGCGCTGGGGCTTCGAGATCACGCTGCTGGACGCCGCCGGCGACCAGGCCGGCACCCTGACACCCGTGGACGGCAACACGCAGGTTGGCGACAGCCTGATCGCCGGCCACCAGCGCCAGTACGGCAAGCACACCCTGGCCGGCACCGCGGCCGGCACGACCGGCGGACACAGCTGGATGATGGAGTGGCAGGCGCCCGCGACCGGCACGGGCACCGTGACGCTCTACGGCATGGGCAACGCCGCCAACAACGACGACACGATTCTCAACGACTACATCTACAGCATGGTGCTCCCCCTCGCCGAGGCCGAGCCCACGGGCGTCGGCGACGCCGTGCTGGCGGCGCGCCTCGAGCCCAACTTCCCGAATCCGTTCAACCCGAAGACGCGCCTCTCGTTCACGCTGGACCAGCCCTCGAGCATCCGCCTGAGCGTGTATGACTCCACCGGACGCCTGGTGCGCGTGGTCCATTCGGGCCCCGTGGACGCGGGCGCTCACAGCTACACCTGGGATGGCCGGGACACGCAGGGCCAGGCCAGCCCGTCCGGGGTGTACTTCTCCCGCCTCCAGGACAACACCGGCCTCGACCTGGATGCCGCCCAGAAAATGACCCTGGTCAAGTAG
- a CDS encoding insulinase family protein, with protein sequence MSFRGTTALRAATALCALLPALWVGTARASYESLANDVQEINLDNGLKILLLERHDVPVFSFWTYVNVGGVDEDKGQTGIAHMFEHMAFKGTYDLGSKDIKKELKVLDAMDDVYDALQAEKLKRDLADGAKIADLQARFDALQGEADTLVDTNAFGKLVEEQGGVGMNAMTNWDATQYFYSMPSNKLELWCLLESDRFINPVLREFYKEKSVILEERNMRTDSQPQGRLFEEWIAESYLAHPYGRPAIGYRSDIELYSRRDAEGFYARHYGARNMVIALVGDIYYDDLVKLADKYFAKIPPGPGPTPVRTVEPAQRGERRVDIREATQPFLFVGYHIPAQRDPDRPAIDALADILGQGRSSRIYTRLVKEDKLAAFSGCFPGLPGDRYPSLLTFIAVPNQDIPMADVESAIYEEAKRTVDDGVTAEELAGYKTRARAQFIQGLESNQGMAGQLCWAQMILGDWRELFKQLEAIDAVTLEDVQRVAGQIFTESNRTVGTISTTGEDS encoded by the coding sequence ATGTCCTTCAGGGGAACCACGGCGCTCCGCGCCGCCACGGCGCTCTGCGCCCTGCTGCCGGCGCTGTGGGTCGGCACGGCCCGGGCCAGCTACGAGTCCCTGGCCAACGACGTCCAGGAGATCAACCTGGACAACGGGCTCAAGATCCTGCTGCTCGAGCGGCACGACGTGCCCGTCTTCTCCTTCTGGACCTACGTGAACGTGGGCGGAGTGGACGAGGACAAGGGCCAGACCGGCATCGCCCACATGTTCGAGCACATGGCCTTCAAGGGCACCTACGACCTGGGCAGCAAGGACATCAAGAAGGAGCTGAAGGTGCTCGATGCCATGGATGACGTCTACGACGCCCTCCAGGCCGAGAAGCTCAAGCGCGACCTCGCCGACGGCGCGAAGATCGCCGACCTGCAGGCGAGGTTCGACGCGCTGCAGGGCGAGGCGGACACGCTCGTGGACACCAACGCCTTCGGCAAGCTCGTGGAGGAGCAGGGCGGCGTGGGCATGAACGCCATGACCAACTGGGATGCGACGCAATACTTCTACAGCATGCCGTCCAACAAGCTCGAGCTGTGGTGCCTGCTGGAAAGTGACCGCTTCATCAATCCGGTGCTGCGGGAGTTCTACAAGGAGAAGAGCGTCATCCTCGAGGAGCGCAACATGCGCACCGACAGCCAGCCCCAGGGCCGGCTCTTCGAGGAGTGGATCGCCGAGTCCTACCTGGCGCATCCCTACGGCCGGCCGGCGATCGGCTACCGCTCGGACATCGAGCTCTACAGCCGGCGCGACGCCGAGGGCTTCTACGCGCGGCACTACGGCGCGCGCAACATGGTGATCGCGCTGGTGGGGGACATCTACTACGACGACCTCGTCAAGCTCGCCGACAAGTACTTCGCCAAGATCCCGCCGGGTCCGGGGCCCACGCCCGTGCGCACCGTGGAACCGGCGCAGCGCGGCGAGCGGCGCGTGGACATCCGCGAGGCCACGCAGCCCTTCCTCTTCGTGGGCTACCACATCCCCGCACAGCGCGACCCGGATCGTCCGGCCATCGATGCGCTGGCCGACATCCTGGGGCAGGGCCGTTCCAGCCGCATCTACACGCGCCTGGTGAAGGAGGACAAGCTCGCCGCCTTCTCCGGCTGCTTCCCGGGACTGCCCGGTGACCGCTACCCGAGCCTGCTCACCTTCATCGCGGTGCCGAACCAGGACATCCCGATGGCGGACGTCGAGTCGGCCATCTACGAGGAAGCCAAGCGCACCGTGGACGACGGCGTCACCGCCGAGGAGCTCGCGGGCTACAAGACGCGCGCGCGGGCGCAGTTCATCCAGGGCCTGGAGAGTAACCAGGGCATGGCGGGACAGCTCTGCTGGGCGCAGATGATCCTCGGGGACTGGCGCGAGCTCTTCAAGCAGCTCGAGGCCATCGATGCCGTCACGCTGGAGGACGTCCAGCGCGTGGCGGGCCAGATCTTCACGGAATCCAATCGCACGGTGGGCACGATCTCCACCACGGGCGAGGACAGCTAG